From Trichoderma atroviride chromosome 1, complete sequence, one genomic window encodes:
- a CDS encoding uncharacterized protein (EggNog:ENOG41), translating to MLEDTICQLTVHNSTSQLERIGQGFCGTVWGEVAKDGRPNSDRQLAMKREDGGPGRSITNEYRIHKRLLECLKSLDTTQISTIFGVSGIPFNIPGSEAFIDENAPEWADILPPTPYRLCPMQGHNQREDNARQPAISSDDHKQFYPRRGYRQDFGHPDKQTP from the coding sequence ATGCTGGAAGATACAATCTGCCAACTTACCGTGCACAATAGCACATCACAGCTCGAAAGAATTGGGCAAGGATTTTGCGGTACTGTTTGGGGAGAAGTAGCGAAAGACGGCCGACCGAACTCCGATCGACAATTGGCTATGAAacgagaagatggcggcccCGGAAGATCAATCACCAACGAATATCGCATCCATAAACGGCTATTGGAGTGTCTTAAATCTCTTGATACTACTCAGATCTCGACAATCTTTGGCGTTTCGGGCATTCCGTTCAATATTCCCGGGTCCGAGGCTTTCATCGACGAGAACGCCCCCGAGTGGGCTGATATCCTCCCCCCGACTCCCTACCGATTATGCCCCATGCAAGGCCATAATCAGCGAGAAGATAATGCCCGTCAGCCTGCCATTTCGTCGGATGATCATAAACAATTTTATCCCCGGCGTGGATACCGACAAGATTTTGGACACCCAGACAAACAAACACCTTGA
- a CDS encoding uncharacterized protein (EggNog:ENOG41), with protein sequence MGDTESKVDKLKELLKDLKGVYDDEVSEYQKCLDAVADDLDHVLAQEAIRHLPVAHRVKSWNSIEGTAQRRQKDRLAAQTIQQKMIEQKENWEQHFERYKMSKTKIGYFQHRDELQREFHDMLGARIVLYFPSDTKNVLKLVEAAGYKNVKEPKRMGGLADVRRLRKLEAKWLDASTSKAPTDDLDLEGVEQQFSGYGAIHLAVKIPERLRPRDLGPEAAAIWERAVVEFQIGTVIMHAWAEVEHDITYKSHGREVPQDEKAVLDILNGLALASEVGLRRFRSSPQSPSPPVESAEELQSWLHQLYITKDRSTPAEWVDLDKLWDFLVRRHQNRRDAFQHLAEAGWVHLMAHERREGFELDHVLPFIIMHHHLPPKAVEEGRRLKAMRELDQVRAASRPPDVEARNKAQLVVANISSLIQRVSDKDLARIEKLVKKCKLRPDEEGGSSGKGEYLGVISLRECESRIAADPTWLKKVRERYDEWILEEIPPHGRWATFYGESSELGFPMRKIQRPSRDELAIKSRSEQFSDWMDLRWGRLGLYLDYMAPGISMMLVLKHYGVFD encoded by the exons ATGGGTGACACGGAGTCTAAAGTGGACAAACTGAAAGAGCTCCTGAAGGACCTAAAGGGAGTCTACGATGACGAGGTCAGCGAGTACCAAAAATGCCTGGATGCCGTCGCAGACGACCTGGACCACGTCCTGGCCCAAGAGGCCATCCGCCATCTCCCTGTAGCCCATCGAGTAAAGAGCTGGAACTCCATCGAGGGTACTGCGCAACGCCGACAGAAAGATCGACTAGCTGCCCAAACGATTCAGCAGAAGATGATAGAGCAGAAGGAGAACTGGGAGCAGCATTTCGAGAGATATAAGATGAGCAAGACCAAGATTGGATATTTCCAACACCGGGACGAGCTCCAGCGCGAGTTTCACGACATGCTCGGCGCACGAATCGTGCTCTACTTTCCCAGCGACACAAAAAACGTGCTCAAGCTTGTGGAAGCTGCAGGCTACAAAAACGTCAAGGAGCCGAAGCGAATGGGGGGTCTAGCGGATGTCAGGAGGCTGCGGAAGCTTGAGGCGAAATGGCTGGATGCGTCCACGTCCAAGGCTCCGACCGATGACCTCGACCTCGAGGGCGTGGAGCAGCAATTCTCGGGCTACGGTGCTATACACCTTGCTGTGAAGATTCCCGAGCGGCTGCGTCCGCGAGATCTGGGgccggaggcggcggcgatcTGGGAAAGGGCCGTTGTGGAATTCCAGATTGGCACCGTCATCATGCACGCCTGGGCCGAAGTCGAGCACGACATCACCTACAAATCCCACGGCCGCGAGGTGCCGCAGGACGAGAAGGCGGTCCTGGACATTCTCAACGGCCTCGCCCTTGCCAGCGAGGTCGGGCTGCGCCGCTTTCGATCGTCGCCGCAGTCGCCATCACCGCCCGTTGAGTCCGCCGAGGAACTGCAAAGTTGGCTGCATCAGCTCTATATCACCAAAGACCGGAGCACACCGGCCGAGTGGGTTGATCTGGACAAGCTCTGGGACTTTCTGGTTCGGCGCCACCAGAATCGGCGAGACGCCTTCCAGCACCTTGCCGAGGCCGGCTGGGTGCATCTCATGGCACACGAACGCAGAGAAGGCTTCGAGCTCGATCACGTCCtccccttcatcatcatgcaCCATCATCTGCCACCCAAGGCGGTCGAAGAAGGCCGTCGTCTCAAGGCGATGAGAGAGCTCGACCAGGTGCGGGCGGCGTCACGCCCGCCGGATGTGGAAGCCAGGAACAAAGCCCAGCTGGTCGTGGCCAATATTTCATCACTAATCCAGAGAGTCAGCGATAAGGATCTAGCAAGgatcgagaagctggtcaaAAAATGCAAGTTGAGGCCAGACGAGGAGGGAGGCTCTTCAGGAAAAGGA GAGTATCTGGGTGTTATAAGCTTGCGTGAGTGCGAATCTCGTATTGCCGCTGATCCGACGTGGCTGAAAAAGGTACGAGAGCGTTATGACGAGTGGATCTTGGAGGAAATTCCGCCACATGGTCGCTGGGCGACGTTTTACGGAGAGTCATCCGAGCTGGGGTTTCCAATGAGGAAAATTCAGAGGCCTAGTCGAGATGAGCTGGCTATCAAGAGTCGGAGCGAACAATTCAGCGACTGGATGGATTTGCGATGGGGTCGGTTAGGGTTATATTTGGACTATATGGCTCCAGGTATCAGTATGATGCTGGTTTTGAAGCATTACGGAGTGTTTGACTAG
- a CDS encoding uncharacterized protein (EggNog:ENOG41) — MLRGDYEPLSYVWGDDTLTHEIFLPTARLKLTASLYHALRRLRPRVGFRRIWADQVCIDQRNEEERSQQVQFMNLIYRNGTHVQVWLGLDDQDSAKEAFAFVRRLARILVNNKKDTALTTINSLSEQPAEYWVPLKHITALPWFRRGWIVQEIGTRSSATLLWGEEEIVWDILHDACEELAEYHHMRTKLKVATSEIKYLYRRFVEPETPSRHDNRFSFIYELHRAGHMNVTDPRDRVFAMLGHYSIRKGHNSQLKELEADYSKSVEEVYADVAKRALIGDTESLITLAAVQHTKLPSSAETSRKRQAKLPSWVPDWRARHGHIMSEPTTPHRASGSKKPDLSISPSTPTVLSIHGIRIDSIEDCSDPLEKGAFHERKGDEENSTTRPAVESLWTDICGNTNGFRLSDKYADGEESSFFAYAQTLSNGCMAIYWQNHATESYGAVPIETWLAHAAAYLTRTVDNAAISPELCCLAEKGDTQKWSRAATGASTNRRFARTTRGYYVMGPQTMEKGDIICVLFGGKLPFCLRPCLGSQYYLLVGECYIHGFMNGESVDVLEGGGFCESVFEVV; from the exons ATGCTGCGGGGGGATTATGAGCCTCTGTCATATGTCTGGGGCGATGATACGCTCACGCACGAAATATTTCTGCCCACTGCGCGGCTCAAACTGACAGCCAGCCTGTATCATGCCCTGAGACGACTCAGACCGCGGGTCGGGTTCCGCCGCATTTGGGCCGATCAGGTGTGCATCGATCAgcgcaatgaagaagaaagatcGCAGCAGGTGCAGTTTATGAACTTGATCTACAGAAATGGCACCCACGTACAGGTCTGGCTTGGTCTCGACGATCAAGATTCGGCGAAAGAAGCCTTCGCCTTTGTACGAAGGCTAGCCAGGATTCTcgtcaacaacaaaaaagacaCTGCCTTGACTACCATAAACAGCTTGTCAGAACAGCCAGCTGAGTACTGGGTGCCTCTTAAACACATAACAGCTCTCCCATGG TTCCGACGGGGCTGGATCGTTCAAGAAATTGGCACCAGGAGTTCCGCAACCCTGCTttggggagaagaagagattgtgTGGGATATACTGCATGACGCGTGTGAAGAACTTGCAGAATACCACCACATGAGAACAAAGCTCAAGGTGGCAACGTCAGAAATCAAGTACCTCTATCGCCGCTTCGTCGAGCCCGAGACACCCAGTCGGCACGACAATCGGTTCAGCTTCATTTACGAACTCCATCGAGCGGGACACATGAATGTCACGGATCCCCGAGATCGGGTATTCGCCATGCTGGGCCACTACTCCATCCGCAAGGGCCATAACAGCCAGTTGAAAGAGTTGGAAGCCGACTATAGTAAATCGGTTGAGGAAGTCTATGCCGATGTTGCCAAAAGGGCGCTCATCGGAGATACTGAGTCTCTCATTACTCTAGCAGCCGTCCAGCACACTAAACTCCCCTCCTCAGCCGAAACTTCACGGAAGCGACAGGCGAAGCTGCCATCGTGGGTACCAGACTGGAGAGCTCGCCACGGACACATAATGTCCGAGCCTACTACTCCTCACCGCGCCAGCGGCTCAAAGAAACCGGATCTGAGCATTAGTCCATCAACTCCAACGGTGCTTAGCATTCATGGCATAAGAATCGACTCGATTGAGGACTGCTCTGATCCGCTGGAAAAGGGGGCGTTTCACGAGAGGAAAGGCGATGAGGAAAACTCCACGACGCGGCCCGCCGTTGAGTCTCTTTGGACGGACATCTGTGGAAACACAAACGGCTTTCGTCTCAGCGACAAGTACGCCGacggagaagaaagcagcttctttgcctaCGCCCAGACGCTGAGCAACGGCTGCATGGCCATTTATTGGCAGAACCACGCCACCGAGAGCTACGGTGCCGTGCCTATTGAGACATGGCTTGCACATGCCGCTGCCTATCTCACCAGAACTGTCGATAACGCGGCCATCTCTCCCGAGCTCTGCTGTCTGGCTGAAAAGGGAGACACGCAGAAGTGGAGTCGTGCGGCGACTGGTGCATCAACAAATCGAAGGTTTGCCCGGACAACTAGGGGGTACTATGTAATGGGGCCGCAGACCATGGAGAAGGGCGACATAATCTGCGTGCTATTTGGAGGGAAGCTGCCGTTTTGTCTCCGTCCCTGTCTGGGCTCTCAGTATTATTTGCTTGTTGGGGAGTGTTACATACACGGGTTCATGAATGGGGAGAGCGTAGATGTGCTGGAAGGAGGAGGCTTTTGCGAGTCTGTCTTTGAAGTCGTTTGA
- a CDS encoding uncharacterized protein (EggNog:ENOG41), whose amino-acid sequence MNSPNIIHSDVLGPLAIWILDFDCCNDMTLDDGGIENACRCFWRNDPFYPRPGSSNVFDQKLWEDFRDRFLATSERILKDEVATIKQLPGRLIERIIQTQGTFSRG is encoded by the coding sequence ATGAACTCTCCTAATATTATTCATTCGGACGTTCTGGGTCCTCTTGCCATATGGATCCTGGATTTTGACTGTTGCAACGACATGACTCTGGACGACGGTGGCATTGAAAATGCCTGCAGATGCTTCTGGCGCAATGACCCTTTTTACCCACGACCGGGCAGCTCAAATGTCTTTGACCAGAAGCTGTGGGAAGATTTTCGGGATCGTTTTCTTGCGACTAGTGAGAGAATATTGAAGGATGAAGTAGCGACGATCAAACAACTCCCAGGGCGTCTCATCGAGAGGATTATCCAGACACAAGGCACGTTTTCGAGAGGCTGA